In Chloracidobacterium sp., one genomic interval encodes:
- the recA gene encoding recombinase RecA, which produces MSTDKSKAIESALLQIEKKFGKGAIMRLGERPHEEAGTISTNCLSLDAAIGVGGFPRGRIIEIYGPESSGKTTLALQVSASAQKMGGICAYIDAEHAMDPEYAQRLGVNIDDMLISQPDSGEQALEIAETLIRSGSIDVIVVDSVAALVPRAELDGEMGDSLPGLQARLMSQALRKITAIVANSRTCFIFINQLREKIGVFFGSPETTTGGKALKFYASVRLDIRRIGAIKEGDKNVGNRTRVKVVKNKCAPPFREAEFDIMYGEGISREGDLLDLAVNHNIVEKSGAWFSYSGERLGQGRDNVKKMLKENQELLGRIEDDVKAALGFVKAESAQAAQ; this is translated from the coding sequence ATGAGTACGGATAAAAGCAAGGCGATCGAGTCGGCACTGCTGCAGATAGAAAAGAAGTTCGGCAAAGGAGCCATAATGCGGCTCGGCGAACGTCCGCACGAAGAGGCCGGCACCATCTCGACCAACTGCCTGAGCCTCGATGCCGCGATAGGCGTCGGCGGCTTTCCGCGCGGCCGCATCATCGAGATATACGGCCCGGAAAGCTCAGGCAAGACGACGCTGGCACTGCAAGTGTCGGCATCCGCACAAAAGATGGGCGGCATCTGTGCCTATATCGACGCCGAACATGCAATGGACCCGGAGTACGCACAGCGGCTCGGCGTCAACATCGACGATATGCTCATCTCGCAGCCCGATTCGGGCGAGCAGGCACTTGAGATCGCCGAAACGCTTATACGCTCGGGCAGCATAGACGTGATAGTGGTCGATTCGGTGGCCGCGCTCGTACCGCGTGCCGAACTCGACGGCGAAATGGGCGATTCGCTCCCCGGCCTGCAGGCAAGGCTGATGTCGCAGGCTCTTCGCAAGATCACCGCCATCGTTGCGAATTCGCGCACATGCTTTATCTTTATCAATCAGCTTCGCGAAAAGATCGGCGTGTTCTTCGGCTCGCCCGAGACGACGACGGGTGGCAAGGCACTGAAATTCTACGCAAGCGTCAGGCTCGACATTCGCCGCATCGGCGCCATAAAAGAGGGCGACAAGAACGTCGGCAACCGCACCCGCGTCAAGGTCGTGAAGAACAAGTGTGCGCCGCCGTTCCGCGAAGCCGAGTTCGACATAATGTACGGCGAAGGCATCTCGCGTGAGGGCGACCTGCTAGATCTTGCGGTCAATCACAATATCGTTGAAAAGAGCGGTGCGTGGTTCTCATACAGCGGCGAACGCCTGGGCCAAGGCCGCGATAACGTCAAGAAGATGCTGAAAGAGAATCAGGAACTTCTCGGACGCATCGAGGACGATGTAAAAGCGGCTCTCGGCTTTGTAAAGGCCGAAAGCGCACAAGCGGCACAGTAA
- a CDS encoding carboxypeptidase regulatory-like domain-containing protein — MKRFFSVSSVLFLAIAFGAVSSVSAATFVVNSTADVNDAAPGDGVCETAAGNGVCTLRAAITEANAFAGADIITLPAGTYTITLTGGNENSNVSGDFDITTDITINGAGSGNTIVQGAASRGVAAERVFHIRPASGQTINVGLNGLTVRWGRYASGVSGGGIRLDVGIPKVTLTNVVVTENDDTISGGGIAILSVGAGTSLTLNNCTVSNNTAGSANAANSIGAGIFNYSSNSTVNITDSLITGNTVSNTSSSVIAMGGGVASAGGTVNISNSIISNNLATSSGFHAFSGGVHITGGTATITGSTIANNSATVTGGGGAALIGGVYNEQASVSIIGSNVTNNSVSNSANPGNAYHAGIRTLSGTIAAVTTITNSTISGNTAADEGGGVVNLATSTANATTNITGSLISGNKATGALAPGGGIQQFHVSGIAGLAVVNITNSTIDGNQAGIGGGVYSNGPNSTVNLNFATVTSNSASSAGGGVAQDTTGTVNLKNSVVAYNSSPSSPDILGVITSQDYNHVQDTSGGTFLVGGSKGGTKPQMTSFNALANDVTGTDPLLGPLQNNFGPTLTRLPDLASPVLNTIPSGTNDCGTTITTSQNSITRPYGAGCEKGAAERFIVTAAPASVSGRVVTANGNGIRNVLISITGGNTPQRLIARTGSFGYYRIDGLEAGNTYVITIQSKNYTFAEPSRVITVNDSLTDIDFTALH; from the coding sequence ATGAAGAGATTCTTTAGTGTGAGCAGTGTTTTGTTTTTGGCAATTGCTTTCGGCGCCGTGTCAAGTGTTTCGGCAGCTACATTTGTCGTTAATTCGACCGCTGACGTAAACGATGCAGCGCCCGGGGACGGAGTATGCGAGACCGCCGCGGGAAACGGAGTTTGCACGCTCCGCGCGGCGATCACCGAGGCGAACGCCTTTGCCGGTGCTGACATAATTACGCTGCCCGCGGGCACCTATACGATCACGCTGACCGGAGGGAATGAGAATTCGAACGTTTCAGGCGACTTTGACATTACGACCGATATCACGATAAATGGTGCCGGCTCGGGTAATACGATCGTCCAGGGGGCAGCATCGCGCGGCGTTGCGGCCGAACGTGTATTCCACATTCGTCCTGCATCCGGCCAAACGATCAATGTTGGGCTGAATGGTCTAACGGTCCGTTGGGGCCGCTATGCGAGCGGCGTATCCGGCGGCGGCATTAGACTTGATGTCGGAATTCCGAAGGTAACGCTTACAAATGTCGTGGTAACCGAGAACGATGATACGATCAGCGGCGGCGGCATCGCGATATTGAGTGTAGGGGCCGGCACGTCGCTGACGCTGAATAACTGTACGGTGTCGAATAACACGGCTGGTTCCGCTAATGCCGCAAATTCGATCGGCGCGGGCATCTTCAACTACTCAAGCAACAGCACGGTCAATATCACGGATTCGCTCATTACCGGCAACACCGTGTCAAACACCTCGTCTTCCGTAATTGCAATGGGCGGAGGTGTAGCCTCGGCGGGCGGTACGGTCAATATTTCAAACTCCATTATTTCTAACAACCTCGCGACATCGTCCGGGTTCCACGCATTTTCGGGCGGCGTGCATATCACGGGCGGGACAGCGACGATCACAGGATCGACCATCGCGAACAACTCCGCAACCGTTACGGGCGGCGGCGGAGCGGCACTCATCGGCGGCGTCTATAATGAGCAGGCGAGCGTAAGTATCATCGGGTCGAATGTTACTAATAACAGTGTTTCGAACAGCGCAAATCCCGGTAATGCATATCACGCGGGCATACGAACCCTCAGCGGCACAATTGCCGCCGTAACGACGATCACAAATTCGACCATAAGCGGCAACACAGCCGCTGATGAGGGCGGCGGTGTGGTAAATCTTGCAACGAGTACAGCGAATGCGACAACGAACATTACCGGTTCGCTGATCAGCGGCAACAAGGCGACCGGCGCACTTGCACCCGGCGGCGGGATCCAACAATTCCATGTTTCAGGCATTGCGGGCCTCGCTGTTGTAAATATCACGAACTCGACGATCGACGGCAACCAAGCGGGAATTGGCGGCGGCGTTTACTCGAATGGCCCAAATTCGACCGTTAATTTGAATTTCGCGACGGTTACGTCGAACAGTGCCTCCTCGGCAGGAGGCGGAGTGGCTCAAGACACTACCGGTACTGTCAACCTAAAGAACAGCGTTGTCGCTTACAATTCGTCGCCGTCCTCGCCTGACATCCTGGGCGTCATAACCTCGCAGGATTACAACCACGTTCAGGATACTTCGGGCGGCACGTTCCTTGTCGGCGGCAGCAAGGGCGGAACAAAACCGCAGATGACGAGCTTCAATGCCCTCGCGAACGACGTAACGGGAACGGATCCGCTGCTTGGCCCGCTGCAGAACAATTTCGGCCCGACATTGACGCGTTTGCCGGACTTAGCAAGCCCCGTGCTCAACACCATACCGTCGGGAACGAACGACTGCGGCACGACGATCACCACATCGCAGAACTCGATCACGCGGCCATACGGCGCCGGATGTGAGAAAGGAGCTGCGGAACGCTTTATTGTTACAGCGGCGCCGGCAAGCGTATCAGGGCGCGTCGTCACGGCCAACGGCAACGGCATACGCAACGTGCTGATCTCGATCACGGGCGGCAACACGCCTCAGCGGCTGATCGCACGGACAGGTTCATTCGGTTATTACCGGATCGACGGGCTTGAGGCGGGCAACACCTATGTGATCACCATCCAGTCGAAGAATTACACCTTCGCCGAACCAAGCCGTGTCATAACGGTCAACGATTCGCTGACCGATATCGACTTCACGGCCCTGCATTGA
- a CDS encoding InlB B-repeat-containing protein, producing MAQTSIASRRLTLAVTLTAFLGIAIAAAGGIHLFTHGAEASAQELNGAAGSRAAGDAKFDTAILGATIAWTNTGSSTAWYTAANWTPNTSAVQWLTTDIAQFNNTGSATIAGINMNTAQLSIGAIEITSARTRDLAIGNSSTAAAGTLTLNGETVNSVANVILRNASGNRLTLRDYDTGSGKTMNVALGNPTENVVSVDGAGDIRIESVITGASRNLTIRGAGLNLLRLSRANTYSGTTVIQNNGALSILAGGSIANSGSLEIQGGGYFDVSENAAGYTLAADQDLIGSSSTSLAGFVNTSSTRLLTTGANTDLQFPNYGGSAPPLKVNGGGSIVLASTNTAAINVSNGGTPLGLGDHPLIGSGSSNTIAVTGTAPAAAPTITGDGICSGCSASLVISSGQLVLRVVLATYSVTYNGNSNTGGTPPVDGNAYNSGDWAGVAGPSTLVKSGNIFGSWNTAADGSGTRYMPGQSFAVTADTTLYAQWTQSLCFMQNPTGSLDTSFGTGGKVGTNIAGSQDYGYAQALQPDGKIVVAGVASNGSDDDFALTRYNTNGTLDTSFNGTGKVTTAFSSGSSDIAYSVAVQPDGKIVAAGSTFSGSNSDFALARYNANGTPDTSFNLTGIVTTDLGFADDYVQSVAIQPDGKIVAAGYRFDGTNFEVAVARYNASGSLDTSFNGTGMVVTAVGSGDIRATSVLIQSNGRLVAAGFAWDGVSDYDLALVRYNADGSIDTSFGVSGIVTTDVATSQDYGFAAALQPDGKIVVAGSASVSLDVNFVAARYNSNGSLDTSFNGTGMVTTAILAASDQANGVAIQPDGKIVAAGWTDNGAGASFALVRYNAGGSLDTSFNGTGKVITPVLVSFSMASAVSVQGDGRIVAAGFAYGGADFDFALARYGTDCTTAAPASISGRVTTADGYGIRNAVVSVTGGNLVQRVTARTSSFGYYSLEGLEAGHTYVVMVNAKRYTFAAPTRVVTVNDSVTDIDFIAEP from the coding sequence ATGGCACAGACAAGCATCGCATCTCGTCGGCTCACGTTGGCCGTTACTTTAACGGCATTTCTCGGTATCGCGATCGCCGCAGCGGGCGGCATACATTTATTTACACATGGTGCAGAGGCATCGGCACAAGAATTGAACGGTGCGGCCGGATCGCGCGCGGCGGGAGATGCAAAGTTTGACACTGCGATCCTCGGCGCGACTATAGCTTGGACAAATACGGGCTCGAGCACCGCATGGTACACAGCAGCAAACTGGACGCCGAATACCTCTGCGGTTCAGTGGCTAACGACCGACATCGCTCAATTCAATAATACGGGCAGTGCAACGATCGCCGGTATCAATATGAATACGGCCCAATTGTCGATCGGGGCGATCGAAATTACGTCGGCCCGCACACGCGATCTTGCTATCGGAAATAGTTCGACAGCGGCCGCCGGAACACTCACGCTGAACGGCGAGACGGTCAACTCTGTGGCAAATGTGATCCTTCGGAATGCGAGCGGTAACCGATTGACGCTTCGCGATTACGATACCGGCAGCGGAAAGACGATGAATGTCGCTCTTGGCAATCCCACCGAGAACGTGGTCAGCGTTGACGGTGCGGGTGACATCAGGATCGAGAGCGTGATCACCGGCGCTTCGAGGAACCTCACGATCCGCGGTGCCGGCCTAAATCTTTTGCGCTTGTCGCGGGCAAATACATACAGCGGAACAACGGTAATACAGAATAACGGAGCATTGTCAATATTGGCGGGCGGATCGATCGCAAATTCCGGCTCTCTTGAGATCCAAGGCGGCGGATATTTTGATGTCAGCGAGAATGCCGCAGGTTATACGCTTGCAGCCGACCAAGACCTGATCGGGTCGTCATCAACATCCCTCGCCGGTTTTGTGAACACGAGTTCGACACGCTTGCTTACAACCGGAGCGAATACGGACCTGCAGTTCCCGAATTACGGCGGCTCCGCACCGCCGCTGAAGGTCAACGGAGGCGGCAGTATCGTTCTCGCATCGACAAATACCGCTGCGATCAACGTCAGCAACGGAGGCACACCACTGGGACTCGGCGATCATCCGCTGATCGGCTCAGGTTCAAGCAACACTATCGCAGTAACCGGCACCGCCCCGGCGGCGGCGCCGACGATCACCGGCGACGGTATATGTTCGGGCTGTAGTGCGAGTTTGGTGATCAGCAGCGGACAGCTTGTGCTTCGCGTCGTTCTGGCAACATACAGCGTTACGTATAACGGCAACTCCAATACCGGCGGCACGCCGCCGGTTGACGGCAATGCCTACAATTCCGGCGATTGGGCCGGCGTTGCCGGGCCTTCGACGCTGGTCAAAAGCGGAAACATCTTCGGGTCGTGGAACACGGCGGCGGACGGCAGCGGAACACGTTATATGCCGGGCCAGAGTTTTGCCGTAACGGCCGATACAACTCTCTACGCGCAATGGACGCAGAGCCTCTGCTTTATGCAGAATCCGACCGGCAGCCTCGACACCTCGTTCGGAACGGGTGGCAAAGTCGGTACTAATATCGCCGGTTCGCAGGACTACGGCTACGCGCAGGCATTGCAGCCTGACGGCAAGATCGTGGTCGCAGGTGTTGCGTCGAACGGCTCAGACGACGACTTTGCACTCACACGCTACAACACGAACGGCACGCTCGATACGTCATTTAACGGTACCGGCAAAGTGACCACTGCATTTTCATCCGGTTCAAGCGATATTGCATACTCGGTCGCTGTCCAGCCGGACGGAAAGATCGTGGCGGCGGGTTCGACCTTCAGTGGCTCGAATTCGGATTTTGCTTTGGCCCGCTACAATGCGAACGGAACGCCCGATACGTCATTCAACCTAACGGGTATAGTAACGACGGATCTTGGTTTTGCTGACGACTATGTACAGTCAGTGGCGATCCAGCCGGACGGTAAGATCGTGGCGGCGGGGTATCGTTTTGACGGTACCAATTTTGAGGTAGCGGTTGCACGTTACAATGCGAGCGGCTCGCTTGATACCTCGTTCAACGGGACAGGCATGGTCGTAACGGCTGTCGGAAGCGGCGACATTCGCGCCACTTCGGTGCTAATTCAGTCGAACGGAAGGCTCGTGGCTGCCGGATTTGCGTGGGACGGCGTTAGTGACTACGACCTCGCGCTCGTTCGATACAATGCGGACGGCTCCATTGATACCTCGTTCGGCGTTTCCGGCATCGTAACAACAGATGTCGCGACTTCACAGGACTATGGTTTTGCGGCTGCCCTGCAGCCCGACGGCAAGATAGTTGTTGCGGGATCGGCAAGCGTCAGCCTTGATGTAAATTTCGTAGCGGCACGATATAACAGCAACGGTTCCCTCGATACGTCATTCAACGGCACCGGAATGGTGACAACCGCCATACTTGCCGCGTCCGATCAGGCGAACGGAGTTGCCATTCAGCCAGACGGCAAGATCGTAGCTGCCGGATGGACGGATAATGGCGCCGGCGCTTCCTTTGCACTTGTGCGATATAACGCCGGCGGTTCACTAGACACGTCATTCAACGGCACCGGCAAGGTAATAACGCCGGTTCTGGTCTCATTCAGCATGGCGAGCGCGGTTTCGGTTCAGGGTGACGGCAGGATCGTGGCCGCAGGTTTTGCCTATGGCGGGGCGGACTTCGATTTTGCTCTTGCGCGTTACGGAACTGATTGTACAACGGCGGCACCCGCGTCGATCTCAGGGCGAGTTACGACCGCTGACGGCTACGGTATCAGGAATGCGGTTGTGTCGGTAACCGGCGGAAATCTGGTGCAGCGCGTGACAGCGAGGACGTCGTCCTTCGGTTATTACAGTCTTGAAGGGCTGGAGGCCGGCCATACTTACGTCGTGATGGTAAACGCAAAGCGCTACACTTTCGCGGCGCCTACGCGGGTGGTAACTGTCAATGACAGCGTAACGGATATCGACTTTATTGCCGAGCCTTAG
- a CDS encoding lamin tail domain-containing protein → MKNSKNIAAAAFAALVICLMSASAVFAQHGRASRPSVSTTIVINEIYGGAGCGSPNCSTYKNDYIELKNISGLPVDISGWSVQYTSATGPSGSASWLKTDIPTPTILLAGDTYLIAEAFGTNGINDLPTPNLTGTIAMGATAGKVALVNNTTAMTGTCPTGSQIIDLVGYGATASCYETARAPAPSTTNSISRNASGTDTDDNSVDFTAGTPSPMAAQYPTAAEASVSGRVVTANGNGIRNVLISITGGNTPQRLIARTGSFGYYRIDGLEAGNTYVITIQSKNYTFAEPSRVITVNDSLTDIDFTALP, encoded by the coding sequence ATGAAAAATTCAAAAAATATTGCAGCGGCGGCATTCGCGGCCCTCGTTATCTGTTTGATGTCGGCATCAGCGGTTTTTGCGCAGCATGGCAGGGCATCGCGGCCGTCAGTCTCAACAACGATAGTCATTAACGAAATATACGGCGGGGCGGGCTGCGGCAGTCCCAACTGCTCGACCTATAAGAACGACTATATCGAGCTAAAGAATATAAGCGGCCTTCCGGTCGATATCAGCGGATGGTCGGTGCAGTACACTAGTGCCACAGGGCCATCCGGTTCCGCCAGTTGGCTAAAAACCGATATTCCTACACCCACGATCCTGCTCGCCGGCGATACATACCTTATTGCTGAAGCATTCGGAACCAATGGGATCAATGACCTCCCCACGCCGAATCTGACCGGAACTATTGCCATGGGGGCCACCGCAGGCAAAGTTGCACTGGTAAATAACACGACCGCGATGACCGGCACCTGCCCGACCGGAAGCCAGATCATTGATCTTGTCGGCTATGGAGCGACGGCGAGTTGCTATGAAACGGCGAGGGCGCCCGCCCCAAGTACGACGAACTCCATCTCACGAAATGCGAGCGGCACGGATACGGACGATAACTCGGTTGACTTCACTGCCGGTACGCCGAGTCCGATGGCCGCGCAGTACCCGACCGCTGCCGAGGCAAGCGTATCAGGGCGCGTCGTCACGGCCAACGGCAACGGCATACGCAACGTGCTGATCTCGATCACGGGCGGCAACACGCCTCAGCGGCTGATCGCACGCACAGGCTCATTCGGTTATTACCGGATCGACGGGCTTGAGGCGGGCAACACCTATGTGATCACCATCCAGTCGAAGAATTACACCTTCGCCGAACCAAGCCGTGTCATAACGGTCAACGATTCGCTGACCGATATCGACTTCACGGCCCTGCCGTAG